GCGTGGCATCCCAGCTAAAGAGGGACTTTGTGGCATAGCCATGGAAGCTGTTTATCCCATCAAACACTCTTCTGCACATGTTCCAGAACCGGAATCACCTCTCAAGGACGAACTCTGAGGAGTCAGGACTCAGGACTGAGCATATCATTTACGTGGTCCCACTCCGTTCTTCAATCACTGCAGCAGAGATCTGTCATTTGATCCACAAAGACAAATCGACTATATAATCTGTTTATTGCTTTATGTTTTTAGTTCTAGAGAGCAAGTAGTATGCTTATTAGGTTGTAACAGTATTTGCTTagttacctaaaaaaaaattggaatccctGGGATTTCtgagaaaattaaataaaagtttTTAATTGGATCAAGATTTAATTAGTTGCTGGCATGAATGAGTATCATCATTTTAAGCCGCTCCAACATTTAGGTTGAAAGTGATCATCTTTTTTTCGCTAGGGCAAGATGATTTTTTGATCAATCCAGCCTCCAATAGGGTCTTAGCAGGTCAAGGGCTGATAATATCCTGgtcacccatagaggacggttcacccaccatcctagggttcacaaacctctcttagggttttggtatattccaaaataccctcccaataccctTTCCCGCACTCTCCAACTCtcagtgaatgagatcccattcctTGTGGTCCTTTAATgtaatgttaaaaataatttgaaatcaACTTGTCATTATTAAAAGTTGCacgtctttctttctttttataataaAGTTACACATCTTTCAAGTGCACTTGAGAAATGACAGGATTTTCCCTtattagaaaattttttttccatattatatataataaaaatggCAATAAAGTAAAGTTGCAATCTCATTACAAAAAAACTTTTAACTTGGTTACAAGTTGTAACTTATTTTTTCGCTCTTTCTATTATTTACAATAATCAtctaataatttaaaaaataaaaggcttTAAATAGGTCATGCATTAAATGTTTTATTAAATGACTCTCAACCTTTTGACAAACCCTTTTAATcatacattaaataacttttatgAATAAGACAAAGGTGAAAAAGCAAGACTTTAACTTGTTAGTTCACCTACTTGTGACAACAAGATGAACCCTAAGGAGAGGATTCTTTGAGTAGGCAAGGTACTCTTCATACtaacacctttttttttaagtcattatTTCTTTGTTGCAACTTGCAAACATCCATTTGGGTGGAGTGGAATTTCCGCCTTTCAATAGGCAGTACACGATACTTTCCATGGGGGCAAGGTAGaattgtgtctaggcataggagcCACAGGATCaagtagttttttttatttttttcaaatagtATAATAATTCAttgtgaaaaaaagaaaaggtattGGAGCCATGCGATtaagtagttttctttttttcaaatagTATAATAATTCAttgtgaaaagaaaaaggtattGTAGACCTTAGGCTCAGAGAGCCTTTTcccatatgtatatatgtactGTCTAAattgctctctccctctctttcttaaCTCCACGCCATGAAATTTTCATTATCTTATCATTTACTCTGCTGCCTTGGTCGTATTTTTTAAAGTATCTTGAATGTTAAGGAATGGTTAGTATACCATAATTTCACTATTTGTCAATCGCTCTTTCTCAATGTTTTAGCTCCATCGTTTTGCAGAGACAGAAGGcaaacaagaaataataaccacaAACTAGAACAGCTGAAAAACCATATTATGCCTTTGGCATTGATCTCTAGTGAAGGATCTCTATTCTTCATGAAAATAGAGTTTCGTTCTTTATAGTTAATGTTAAACTAATGGTTTATACGAATAGgatttacccccaaaaaaaaaaaaaaatggaggtcAAGTGTTGGCTTTTTGAACACCATTGATAAGATAACCTTTTAAATTGGGCTAAACCTTTTTCATTACccgccccccaaaaaaaaaaaaatcccattaaaCAGATGCGTAGGCAAAGAGATTCCTATGTGGActaaaaaaatgagagaaacttgTCAGAGTAGATAAAATTGTTGCTCTTTGTTGATTTTGAGGCCGGCTCAGGTAAAAACACTTTCGTAAGGGCCTGAGCCGCACTTGTTGGTTTTGGACTTCTGCCATCTATGATAATTGATCATGATAGAGAGAACCGTCCATGATTCCAAATGGacgtttttttttggggtaaagagTAGTTTAATGAGGATAAGCATGTGTACAAGCAGCGGAAACCGCCAATCAGAGTCGGCGAAGCCAAAGAGTGGAATCCGACCAATCAGTCCTATACACAATGGACAAGGCCTTCCTACTCAGGACATCCACAACAAAGTTCAGAGCTCGTGGAATACAAGTACATAAGACACTATGGAGAAAAGAGCATAAAGTTTCACATACTGTAGAACTGCTACTGTGTCTAGTGGTGATAGCTTGCTTGATCCTCTAAGAAACTCAATCACCTCTTTGTTCTACGCTTCAATCTGAAGATTGTCATAGCCGGCTGCCAACGCAAATAATAAGGCACTTCTTATAGCCAGCGTTTCCCCTTGCATAGGCAAAGCGAAATGATGTGGTAGCGAGCTTGCAAAAACTTGCCTTCAATGGACATGCCACCCCAGCAAAATCGCTCCGTGAAAAAGGGTAGGATAAATATTTGTCACATGGCAGGTTAAATAGAACTGAATAGATAATCTCAAGATTGAAAACtcaattgaaaattgaaatttataaaaaaacaaaaagaaaaaagaaaagaaaggaatgaCTGATAATACAAATCAAATATACATTACATGGaagattgaatttgagtctaaAATGTACACATGGCCATCCAGATAATTTCCTTATTATGAAATGGTTGGATTTTCAATATTACCCTTTAATTTGACATAACTTAATGTCAAAATGTATAGTTATGTGATTCAGACTTATACAAACAATCTagtgaaaatttccctttttcagTCATATAAATCAAAATGTCAGgttaattggtttggtttggtttcgattaaAGGTAAGAAAAGTAGAAATCAGAgctgaaccatttattaaacagtcCAATATCTCAAATCTAAATCACCTAATAAAAGTTCTAGCTACATGGTTTTTAAATGATTTCAGTTTAATTGTAATCAGTTTCGATTCATTGTCAATTTGAGTTACCAATTTTGGACTTAATTGGAAATAAACCTATTTTTATTGGGCTTGAATCAAGACATTTAAgctcaaaatttattttttttgacgCAAGTTTAAGCTCAAATTATGACTTAAGAAATAATATCAGATTAAATTAATGTATATGGTGTAAATTCACTACAAAACACTAGAAAACATATATAGAATACCAAGATTAATGGATTTTGTATGTATAATTGCTTCACTAATATATCGGTTTCAattgattttaattgattcaaAACCAACAATTTATCGGTTCAAAATTAAACtgaattatttaattaaacaattttattttttagaccAACATTGAAATCAATTCCGATTTAAACGGTTTGATTCGATTACGGGTTTTGAGGACTTCGACCTCTTTCTattattcttcttttctgtttacCTTCACTGCCTTTGAGTGCAGTGCTTGGTGATCCAAAACTTGAAACCTTGGTTTATCTTGATTCTTGATATTAAGATATTCAAAAATATATCCTACTGGTCCTTAACATTGGTgagcgagagagagtgagaTAAAGCAGAGATCTTGATGGCAAAAGCAAATCCGATGGTTCAAAACTGCGAGCTGCTCCAATAATTATTTGTTAATGGAGAAGGATCCAAGGAGGTTTCCCTCTTGTGCTCCTTCTATATAAACCAGCTTCTTCAGGCCTAAGTTCCCACATAAGCATGCAAgcaatggagatggagaagaaggtgtttgttgttgttgctctAACGTTTGCTCTTCTTCTGGGTTTAGCCCAGAGCTTCGATTTCCAAGAAAAGGATTTGGAGACGGAAGACAGTCTCTGGAACCTGTACGAGAGGTGGAGGAGTCATCACACGGTTTCTCGAGACCTCTCAGAGAAGCAAAAGCGTTTCAATGTCTTCAAAGAGAACGTCAAGTACATTCATGAATTCAACAAGGACCACCCCTACAAGTTGAAGCTCAACAAATTTGCAGACATGACCAACCAAGAGTTCAAGAGCACCTACGCAGGCTCCAAAGTGAAGCACCACACCATGATGCGAGGGCCTCGGTCCGGTGGCTTCATGTACGAGAAGTTCAAAGACGCCCCTTCTTCCATCGATTGGAGGACTAATGGTGCCGTCACCCCTGTCAAGAACCAAGGCCAATGTGGTAAGAATATTTTAAGATACCCAACAAGGCAACAACCTTAATTAATTGAGATCGATCAATCCATTAATGTGATATATTGCAGGAAGTTGCTGGGCTTTTTCAACTGTTGTTGCTATTGAGGGcataaaccaaatcaaaacccagAACCTGGTTCCCCTGTCTGAGCAGCAGCTGGTCGATTGCGACAGAGGTGATCAGAACCAAGGTTGTAATGGAGGACTCATGGAATACGCATTCGAGTATATCAAGAACAACGGAGGGATCACTACAGAGGATATTTATCCCTACACAGCTCAAAGTGGGACTTGTGATGTATCCAAGGTAGATTCTTAGATTTTAGCTCTCTATGATAGATTCTTAGAAATTTATGAGACTTGTTAAAGAACTGTGAAATTTCAGGAAAATGCTCCTTTGGTGACAATTGATGGACATGAGAACGTACCTTCTAGCGATGAAAATGCTCTGATGCAAGCCGTCGCAAACCAACCCGTATCAGTTGCCATTGAAGCAAGCGGCAATGCATTCCAGTTCTATTCAGAGGTACGTAATTTATCTCCatctaaaacaaaaagagaaaacagaGTATCTGGAATTTTGTTTTCATTCTCAATTAAATAATGTGATATAGTTCCTACCAATCCAAAATTAGTATTTAATTAATGtgtaatataaaaattaaaaaggttCGAGACTGAAATAACCCTGCAAGTGCGATGATTGATGATGAACACAGGGGGTATTCACTGGACCTTGCGGAACAGAGCTAGATCATGGGGTGGCGATTGTTGGGTATGGAACAACTGTTGATGGGACTAAGTACTGGATTGTGAGGAACTCATGGGGAGCTGAATGGGGAGAGCAAGGTTACATTAGAATGCAGCGTGACGTCTCAGCCAAAGAGGGACTGTGTGGTATAGCCATAGAAGCTTCTTATCCCATCAAAAACTCTTCTGAACATGTTCTAAAGGACGAACTCTGAGAAGTGAGGATTGAGTGTATCATCTCTCTTCCTTCTGTGTTCTTGTCTCAGTTACACGTATGCCTCCGTCCTCCTAAGATTGCAAAGATCTGTCATTTGACCCTCAAAGACAAATAGACAAATCTGTTTATTGATTGATGTTTTTAGTTCTAGAGAGTAAGTAGCATGTGTTTCTTCTAGCAACTCTTGACTGTTAGTGTGCTTAGGTTGTTAATGGAATCCCTTGGATTTCTGAGAGAATGAAATAAAGGTTCTTGGTTGGATCAAGATTTAATCGTTTGGTTTTATAATAAGCGAGAAATGGTTAAGGGAAGCAATCAAAATTCCTTATATCAGGTATTAAAATCAACAACTATGAGACTCTGTGCAGTTCCATGACCAATAATTCGGAAGGCTTAGTCCCACATCCGTCCGTAGTGTGGGTCTGTTAGGCTTTTGACTTTGGGAAAGATCTGTCCACCCTTAAACTCGGGTTTTGGAT
The nucleotide sequence above comes from Telopea speciosissima isolate NSW1024214 ecotype Mountain lineage chromosome 3, Tspe_v1, whole genome shotgun sequence. Encoded proteins:
- the LOC122657124 gene encoding vignain-like, with amino-acid sequence MQAMEMEKKVFVVVALTFALLLGLAQSFDFQEKDLETEDSLWNLYERWRSHHTVSRDLSEKQKRFNVFKENVKYIHEFNKDHPYKLKLNKFADMTNQEFKSTYAGSKVKHHTMMRGPRSGGFMYEKFKDAPSSIDWRTNGAVTPVKNQGQCGSCWAFSTVVAIEGINQIKTQNLVPLSEQQLVDCDRGDQNQGCNGGLMEYAFEYIKNNGGITTEDIYPYTAQSGTCDVSKENAPLVTIDGHENVPSSDENALMQAVANQPVSVAIEASGNAFQFYSEGVFTGPCGTELDHGVAIVGYGTTVDGTKYWIVRNSWGAEWGEQGYIRMQRDVSAKEGLCGIAIEASYPIKNSSEHVLKDEL